A single genomic interval of Camelina sativa cultivar DH55 chromosome 11, Cs, whole genome shotgun sequence harbors:
- the LOC104724198 gene encoding ribulose bisphosphate carboxylase small chain F1, chloroplastic-like, giving the protein MASSMLSSAAVVTTPAQATMVAPFNGLKSSAAFPVTRKANNDITSIASNGGRVSCMKVWPPIGKKKFETLSYLPDLTDVELGKEVDYLLRNKWIPCVEFELEHGFVYREHGSTPGYYDGRYWTMWKLPLFGCTDSAQVLKEVEECKKEYPNAFIRIIGFDNNRQVQCISFIAYKPPSFTGA; this is encoded by the exons ATGGCTTCCTCTATGCTCTCCTCCGCTGCTGTGGTTACCACCCCAGCTCAAGCCACCATGGTCGCTCCATTCAACGGCTTGAAGTCATCCGCTGCTTTCCCCGTCACCCGCAAGGCCAACAACGACATTACTTCCATCGCAAGCAACGGCGGAAGAGTTAGCTGCATGAAG GTGTGGCCACCAATTggaaagaagaagtttgagactCTATCTTACCTTCCTGACCTTACCGATGTCGAATTGGGTAAGGAAGTTGACTACCTTCTCCGCAACAAGTGGATTCCTTGTGTTGAATTCGAGTTGGAG CACGGATTTGTGTACCGTGAGCACGGAAGCACACCCGGATACTACGATGGACGGTACTGGACAATGTGGAAGCTTCCATTGTTCGGATGCACTGACTCCGCTCAAGTGTTGAAGGAAGTGGAAGAGTGCAAGAAGGAGTACCCTAACGCCTTCATTAGGATCATCGGATTCGACAACAACCGTCAAGTACAATGCATCAGTTTCATCGCCTACAAGCCCCCAAGCTTCACCGGTGCTTAA